In Deinobacterium chartae, a single genomic region encodes these proteins:
- a CDS encoding glycosyltransferase gives MSAPVLSVVILNYKNPRLTQRCVEQALDATRAAGVPSEIIVVDNSGPETGETLRAVLRDPAVRLILNERNVGFAAGNNQGIQVARGEYLLLLNNDAFLEVQALIAGLDYLIHHDDTAIWAPALVGEDGSLQTSAAPLPSLGQLVGEYWWLGKWKKLLPASWQMPLQSNVPRTVPSVIGAFFLMPKKVIEQVGLLDEDYFFTVEDVDYCRRVGEQKLRIVLDQRHTIVHIGSASQGGRAWFQDPYMHQHRLLYFRKHHPRWQQAVAYCVIQSGLGLRRAWHRLRTT, from the coding sequence GTGTCGGCTCCTGTCCTGTCTGTGGTCATCCTGAACTACAAGAATCCTCGTCTGACCCAACGCTGCGTTGAACAGGCTCTTGACGCAACCCGCGCTGCAGGCGTGCCCAGCGAGATTATTGTGGTGGACAACAGCGGACCGGAAACAGGCGAGACGCTGCGTGCAGTGCTGCGCGATCCGGCTGTCCGCTTGATCCTTAATGAACGCAATGTAGGTTTTGCTGCGGGCAACAATCAGGGGATACAGGTTGCTCGAGGCGAGTACCTGCTGCTGCTGAACAATGATGCCTTCCTCGAGGTACAGGCATTGATCGCAGGCCTAGACTATCTGATTCACCATGATGATACGGCTATCTGGGCTCCAGCTTTGGTCGGTGAGGACGGTTCGTTGCAGACGAGTGCCGCACCGTTGCCTTCGCTGGGACAGTTGGTGGGGGAGTATTGGTGGCTGGGCAAGTGGAAAAAACTGTTGCCCGCTTCCTGGCAGATGCCACTGCAGTCGAACGTTCCCCGGACAGTCCCTTCGGTTATAGGTGCATTTTTCCTGATGCCCAAAAAAGTCATCGAGCAAGTAGGTTTGCTCGATGAGGACTACTTCTTCACGGTAGAGGATGTAGATTATTGCCGAAGGGTTGGGGAACAGAAGCTGCGTATCGTACTGGATCAGCGCCATACCATTGTGCATATCGGCAGTGCTTCCCAGGGCGGCCGGGCATGGTTCCAAGATCCGTACATGCACCAGCACCGTCTGCTCTACTTTCGTAAACACCATCCTCGCTGGCAGCAGGCGGTTGCGTATTGCGTCATTCAAAGTGGGCTGGGTTTGCGAAGGGCCTGGCATCGGTTAAGGACAACATGA
- a CDS encoding oligosaccharide flippase family protein, translated as MLSLPRQKLIHHVVRGAAALGVRQILVIALNVAGSVLLARLLSPTEYGLFAVVTFVLVFLTAFGDVGLGASLIRSAQEPPKQTYHAVFSAQLMITLLMGSLVMLLAPVLARAYGLPAEGAWIFRLIGLSLPLAAIQASPQVQLERRLAFDRLAVVEVAQALVFNGAAVTLAYMGWGAVSFALALLARSFTGALLAIWLSAYRPRWRWDVALLRPHLKFGLAYQGSNVLAVVNAAVTPTLIVAFFGLNGAGMVAWATGIVGYLQQPLLLFNRLLYPTFSRLQNPRDLSHFSNVAYVATAVIFYGVLALVWSNTPQFVQVIYTEKWLPALPLLYGLSLAALFVPMSIPNGALANALGLAGLVFRINVARSVGFWILMYIAIRLTDQLWAFVIVQAVAEWIHLALYLRLRRDVPGLNAPASQVPVLLSAAVAVVCGRSLSLGELEAPQALAIAVLLSGLVYLTVLGLLSVMLARMMPTSVYGRLWKWVRRRKLVNGEGF; from the coding sequence GTGTTGAGTCTCCCCAGACAGAAGCTGATTCATCATGTTGTACGAGGTGCCGCTGCGCTGGGGGTTCGACAGATTCTGGTCATCGCGCTAAATGTCGCGGGCAGCGTTCTGCTGGCAAGATTACTGTCGCCGACGGAATACGGACTGTTCGCTGTTGTGACCTTTGTTTTGGTGTTTCTCACTGCATTCGGTGATGTGGGGCTGGGAGCTAGCCTCATTCGCAGCGCGCAAGAGCCGCCCAAGCAGACCTATCATGCGGTGTTCAGTGCTCAGCTGATGATTACTCTGCTGATGGGTAGCTTGGTAATGCTGTTGGCTCCCGTGTTAGCAAGAGCCTATGGACTACCGGCCGAAGGTGCCTGGATCTTTCGGCTGATAGGCCTCAGTTTGCCGTTGGCGGCTATACAGGCTAGCCCACAGGTGCAGCTTGAACGCCGGTTGGCCTTTGATCGTCTGGCTGTGGTTGAAGTTGCGCAAGCTCTGGTTTTCAACGGTGCCGCTGTGACTTTGGCATATATGGGCTGGGGTGCGGTCAGTTTCGCTCTTGCACTTCTGGCTCGTTCGTTTACTGGTGCGCTGTTAGCCATCTGGCTTTCTGCTTATCGGCCACGATGGCGGTGGGATGTTGCGTTGCTACGTCCCCACTTGAAGTTTGGTTTGGCTTATCAGGGTAGTAATGTGTTGGCTGTCGTCAATGCTGCGGTTACGCCCACGCTGATCGTCGCCTTTTTTGGGTTGAACGGGGCTGGAATGGTTGCCTGGGCAACGGGTATTGTTGGTTATCTGCAACAGCCGCTTTTGTTGTTCAACCGTTTGCTGTATCCAACGTTTTCCCGGTTGCAGAACCCTCGCGACCTATCTCACTTTTCTAACGTTGCTTATGTGGCGACCGCTGTAATCTTTTATGGTGTACTCGCTTTGGTCTGGAGTAATACGCCTCAATTCGTGCAGGTAATCTACACCGAAAAGTGGCTGCCAGCGCTACCGCTGCTGTACGGGCTCAGCCTGGCAGCACTGTTCGTTCCCATGTCGATTCCAAACGGAGCTCTGGCAAATGCATTGGGTTTAGCTGGGTTGGTATTCCGAATTAATGTTGCTCGTTCCGTAGGGTTTTGGATTCTGATGTACATAGCGATTCGGCTGACCGACCAGTTATGGGCTTTTGTCATTGTGCAGGCTGTGGCCGAATGGATACACCTGGCGCTTTACCTGCGGTTGAGGCGGGACGTTCCAGGATTGAACGCTCCGGCAAGCCAGGTGCCTGTACTGCTGAGCGCTGCGGTTGCGGTTGTCTGTGGTCGTAGCTTATCGCTGGGGGAACTCGAGGCCCCACAAGCCTTGGCAATAGCGGTATTGTTGTCGGGGTTGGTTTACCTAACGGTGCTTGGTCTGTTGTCGGTCATGTTGGCACGGATGATGCCTACGTCGGTCTACGGCCGCCTGTGGAAATGGGTACGCAGGCGTAAACTGGTGAATGGTGAAGGTTTCTAA